Proteins from one Doryrhamphus excisus isolate RoL2022-K1 chromosome 19, RoL_Dexc_1.0, whole genome shotgun sequence genomic window:
- the eif2b4 gene encoding translation initiation factor eIF-2B subunit delta — MADSGVADEPDKQADIARAKSEGKELTKEEKQRLRKEKKQQRKNKEKKEEATSHENETKPATSVTAAAAPPSQPPAQQAPSAVPSSETPGPADKPTKSKAELKAERRARQEAERNSKQSKKGETGPQATAPLKPKLPPSELQPVVKRLPEHIQVDNPDVLRKLAKKLERQQIPLRLDYGYKVSLFSHLHQYSRKAPLTQQVGIPSSVIHPAIVRLGLQYSQGIVAGSNARSVALLHAFQQVIRDYTTPPHEELSRDLVNKLKPYISFLNQCRPLSASMGNAIKYIKKEISNIPSNCKEDTAKYKLLSCIDSYINEKIVLAATAIAQFAIEKISDGDVILVYGCSSLVNHILCEAFDMGRKFRVIVVDSRPRLEGREALRRLVQKGIRCTYVLISVVSYILPEVSKVFLGAHALLANGYMMSRVGTSQIALVAKAFNVPVLVCCETYKFCDRVQTDSFVSNELDDPDDLIVTRKGKTQLEHWQEVPSLGLLNLVYDVTPPDFVDVVITELGMIPCTSVPVVLRVKNIDQ; from the exons ATGGCTGACAGTGGAGTGGCAG atgaaccTGACAAGCAAGCTGACATAGCGCGTGCAAAG AGTGAAGGCAAAGAGCTGACCAAAGAGGAGAAGCAGCGACTAAGGAAAGAGAAGAAACagcagaggaaaaacaaagaaaaaaaagaagaggccACATCGcatgaaaatgagacaaagcCTGCCACTTCtgttactgctgctgctgctccaccTTCACAACCGCCAGCACAGCAAG CTCCATCCGCAGTGCCTTCCTCCGAGACTCCCGGGCCAGCAGATAAGCCGACCAAAAGCAAAGCCGAGCTGAAAGCCGAGAGGAGAGCTCGACAAGAGGCTGAGAGAAACTCCAAACAGAGCAAGAAGGGAGAGACAGGCCCGCAGGCCACCGCCCCTTTGAAACCTAAACTGCCGCCGAGCGAGTTGCAGCCAG tggtgaAGAGGCTTCCCGAACATATCCAAGTGGACAACCCTGACGTTTTAAGGAAACTGGCCAAGAAGCTGGAAAGGCAGCAG atcccGCTGCGGTTAGACTACGGTTACAAGGTCAGCCTCTTCTCACACCTTCACCAGTACAGCCGCAAAGCTCCTCTAACGCAACAAGTCGG CATTCCCTCCTCGGTCATACATCCTGCTATTGTGCGACTGGGACTCCAGTACTCGCAGGGCATCGTCGCAGGATCCAACGCTCGCTCCGTGGCCTTGCTGCACGCCTTTCAACAG GTCATAAGGGACTACACCACACCTCCTCATGAAGAGCTGTCCAGAGACTTGGTTAACAAATTGAAACCCTACATCAG CTTTTTGAATCAATGTCGCCCTCTATCGGCCAGTATGGGCAATGCAATCAAATACATCAAGAAAGAGATCTCCAACATTCCTAGTAATTGCAAAGAAGACACG GCCAAGTACAAACTGCTCAGCTGCATTGACAGCTACATCAATGAAAAGATAGTCCTTGCCGCCACAGCCATCGCACAGTTTGCCATAGAAAAGATCAGCGATGGCGACGTCATCCTCGTCTACGGATG CTCATCGCTGGTCAACCACATCCTGTGCGAGGCCTTCGACATGGGCAGGAAGTTCCGCGTGATCGTGGTGGATAGCAGGCCCAGGCTGGAAGGCAGGGAGGCCCTGAGGCGCCTGGTCCAGAAGGGCATCAGATGCACCTACGTCCTCATCTCCGTCGTCTCCTACATCCTCCCCGAA GTGTCAAAGGTGTTCCTCGGAGCTCACGCACTGCTCGCCAACGGCTACATGATGTCCCGCGTGGGGACGTCCCAAATAGCTCTGGTGGCCAAAGCCTTCAATGTGCCTGTGCTGGTGTGCTGCGAGACGTACAAGTTCTGTGACAGGGTGCAGACGGACTCCTTTGTGTCCAATGAGCTCG ATGACCCTGACGACCTCATCGTGACTCGAAAGGGGAAGACTCAGCTGGAGCACTGGCAGGAAGTGCCTTCGCTCGGCCTGCTCAACTTGGTCTACGACGTAACGCCGCCAGATTTCGTGGATGTGGTCATCACGGAGCTGGGCATGATCCCGTGCACGTCGGTTCCTGTGGTGCTACGTGTAAAAAATATCGACCAGTAA